One region of Deltaproteobacteria bacterium genomic DNA includes:
- a CDS encoding amidohydrolase, with translation MAIDGMKVIDLDSHLVGDLDSWDQTIEAKYKEFLPKKLPTKDNERRKTLVGNQIMIGSELGRQKAEKLEWVTPADLTPEGRVRNMNLDGIDVAVLSPNSPALDILWFVDDPELGAAYARAQNNYMHWYSSQQKGRLMWAGVIPLQDPKEAIKELHRSRELGSKALNVKATPIPGKEWWDPHFDPIFDELEKTKTPIIFHDTKTGSMGHDRFADNFFFSHMVGRTIESMVCLMVYLCGGVMEKHPDLKIICLETGASQMPWWLSRMDEHWEKLPHLVPWQKRKPSEIFNESVFVGCEPFEDGLFEWAVEYLGGDRLVLATDSPHWDSSKPGQVTGPVAQSTKISKENKKKVLGENAINLLGLGL, from the coding sequence ATGGCCATAGACGGAATGAAAGTCATCGACCTCGACAGCCACTTAGTGGGCGATCTCGATAGCTGGGACCAGACGATCGAAGCGAAGTACAAAGAGTTCTTGCCAAAAAAGTTGCCGACCAAAGACAACGAGCGGCGCAAGACCCTCGTCGGCAACCAGATCATGATCGGCTCGGAGCTCGGCCGACAAAAGGCTGAGAAATTAGAATGGGTAACACCCGCTGACCTGACGCCGGAAGGGCGCGTGCGCAACATGAATCTCGATGGTATTGACGTCGCCGTGCTGTCGCCCAACTCGCCTGCGCTGGACATCCTCTGGTTCGTTGACGATCCCGAGCTCGGCGCCGCATACGCTCGCGCACAGAACAATTACATGCACTGGTACTCCTCGCAGCAGAAAGGCCGGCTCATGTGGGCCGGCGTCATTCCCCTGCAAGATCCCAAAGAAGCGATCAAAGAGCTGCACCGCTCGCGCGAGCTGGGCAGCAAGGCTTTGAACGTCAAAGCCACGCCGATCCCCGGTAAAGAATGGTGGGACCCGCACTTCGATCCGATCTTCGACGAGCTGGAGAAAACCAAGACGCCGATCATTTTCCACGACACCAAGACGGGCTCGATGGGGCATGATCGCTTCGCGGATAATTTTTTCTTCTCGCACATGGTCGGGCGGACGATCGAAAGCATGGTCTGCTTGATGGTGTATCTCTGCGGCGGCGTGATGGAGAAGCATCCCGACTTGAAAATCATCTGTCTGGAGACTGGCGCATCGCAGATGCCTTGGTGGCTGTCGCGCATGGATGAGCACTGGGAAAAACTGCCGCACTTGGTGCCGTGGCAGAAGCGCAAGCCGAGTGAAATTTTCAACGAGAGCGTCTTTGTTGGTTGCGAACCCTTCGAAGACGGCCTGTTCGAATGGGCGGTGGAATATTTAGGCGGCGATCGCTTGGTGCTGGCCACCGATTCGCCGCATTGGGATTCGTCCAAGCCCGGCCAAGTGACCGGACCTGTGGCACAGAGTACGAAGATATCCAAAGAGAATAAGAAAAAAGTTTTGGGCGAGAACGCGATTAACTTGCTGGGGTTGGGACTCTGA